One window of the Natronomonas marina genome contains the following:
- a CDS encoding ABC transporter ATP-binding protein, whose translation MSAETENRHPVTLKDGILEVRDLDAGYGDLQILDDVDLDVDDGEYVTIVGPNGAGKSTLMKSVFGLTNYMGGNIVFNDEAIAGQKPEEIIHKGIGYVPQNENIFGKLSVRENLEMGAYILDSVPEDRIQEVYEYFPVLEERTGQNVGSMSGGQQQMVAMGRALMLDPDLLMLDEPSAGLAPDLVEEMFDRIDRINESGTAVLMVEQNAKEALRRCDRGYVLVQGGNRYMDAGDALLDDEQVRQDFLGG comes from the coding sequence GGCATCCTCGAGGTCCGCGACCTCGATGCCGGCTACGGCGACCTCCAGATCCTCGACGATGTCGACCTCGACGTCGACGACGGCGAGTACGTCACAATCGTCGGCCCGAACGGCGCCGGCAAGTCGACGCTGATGAAGAGCGTCTTCGGGCTGACGAACTACATGGGCGGCAACATCGTGTTCAACGACGAGGCGATCGCCGGCCAGAAGCCCGAGGAGATCATCCACAAGGGAATCGGCTACGTCCCGCAAAACGAGAACATCTTCGGGAAACTCTCGGTCCGCGAGAACCTCGAGATGGGCGCGTACATTCTCGATTCCGTCCCCGAGGACCGCATCCAGGAGGTCTACGAGTACTTCCCCGTGCTTGAGGAGCGCACCGGCCAGAACGTTGGGTCGATGTCGGGCGGCCAACAGCAGATGGTCGCGATGGGCCGCGCACTGATGCTCGACCCCGACCTCCTGATGCTCGACGAACCCTCCGCGGGGCTGGCGCCCGACCTCGTCGAGGAGATGTTCGACCGCATCGACCGCATCAACGAGTCCGGCACCGCCGTCCTCATGGTCGAACAGAACGCCAAGGAGGCGCTTCGGCGCTGCGACCGTGGCTACGTCCTCGTCCAGGGCGGGAACCGCTACATGGACGCGGGTGACGCCCTCCTGGACGACGAGCAGGTCCGGCAGGACTTCCTCGGCGGCTGA